The following proteins come from a genomic window of Athalia rosae chromosome 1, iyAthRosa1.1, whole genome shotgun sequence:
- the LOC105687131 gene encoding N-acetylneuraminate lyase-like isoform X2, translating to MTVKKNPTSFIFSTRSLNLSFIPQYAKYLADRGITGVLVNGTSGEGPLLNVEERKAIAEAWVRASKATNLHLMLQIGGAPLPDVIELAKHGESIGVDSLLTLPELYFKPTTPEQLIAYLEDIGEAAPKTPLLYYNYPLASGVNINMAQFVQSIGDRLPTFVGMKFTSTNLEEAMHVVHTNNKEFALFLGNDQLMAGAFTLGIDSVMATTLNMYPDLAIDMLEATKAGEVQKARELQEKLTKFVVAVSKYGSWVATMKVAMALLTEFDCGPPRAPLTPLPKASVSSMKADLRALGCKLLE from the exons atgacggtaaaaaaaaatccaacatctttcattttcagtaCAAGAAGCTTGAACCTTTCATTCATACCCCAGTATGCGAAATATCTTGCAGATCGCGGAATAACAGGAGTACTGG TTAATGGAACGAGTGGTGAAGGACCATTATTGAATGTTGAGGAAAGGAAAGCCATAGCCGAAGCATGGGTTCGTGCCTCCAAGGCCACAAACCTGCACTTGATGCTCCAGATTGGAGGAGCTCCATTACCAGATGTGATTGAATTG GCAAAACATGGTGAAAGTATTGGCGTTGATTCTCTTCTCACCCTTCCAGAACTGTACTTCAAACCTACAACTCCAGAACAGTTGATAGCCTATTTGGAGGATATAGGTGAAGCAGCACCCAAAACGCCGCTGCTTTACTATAACTATCCGTTGGCATCGGGCGTTAATA TTAACATGGCTCAATTCGTGCAGTCCATTGGTGATAGGCTTCCAACTTTTGTTGGTATGAAGTTCACTAGCACAAACCTTGAAGAAGCAATGCATGTAGTTCACACGAACAATAAAGAATTTGCTCTCTTTCTCGGCAATGATCAG TTAATGGCTGGTGCTTTTACCTTGGGGATAGACTCTGTCATGGCCACAACATTGAATATGTATCCTGATCTGGCGATTGACATGTTGGAAGCCACTAAAGCAGGGGAGGTCCAAAAAGCTCGAGAATTGCAAGAAAAGCTTACAAAGTTTGTGGTCGCAGTTTCGAAATATG GCAGCTGGGTGGCGACGATGAAAGTTGCAATGGCACTTCTAACTGAATTTGACTGTGGGCCTCCAAGAGCTCCATTGACCCCTCTGCCTAAAGCGAGTGTTTCCTCAATGAAAGCGGATCTCAGGGCTTTGGGCTGCAAACTTttggaatga
- the LOC105687131 gene encoding N-acetylneuraminate lyase-like isoform X1, with the protein MPRLSFTFRGFVAPVLTPFFDDSTRSLNLSFIPQYAKYLADRGITGVLVNGTSGEGPLLNVEERKAIAEAWVRASKATNLHLMLQIGGAPLPDVIELAKHGESIGVDSLLTLPELYFKPTTPEQLIAYLEDIGEAAPKTPLLYYNYPLASGVNINMAQFVQSIGDRLPTFVGMKFTSTNLEEAMHVVHTNNKEFALFLGNDQLMAGAFTLGIDSVMATTLNMYPDLAIDMLEATKAGEVQKARELQEKLTKFVVAVSKYGSWVATMKVAMALLTEFDCGPPRAPLTPLPKASVSSMKADLRALGCKLLE; encoded by the exons ATGCCG AGGCTGTCGTTCACCTTTCGCGGATTTGTTGCTCCGGTACTAACGCCATTCTTTGACGACAG taCAAGAAGCTTGAACCTTTCATTCATACCCCAGTATGCGAAATATCTTGCAGATCGCGGAATAACAGGAGTACTGG TTAATGGAACGAGTGGTGAAGGACCATTATTGAATGTTGAGGAAAGGAAAGCCATAGCCGAAGCATGGGTTCGTGCCTCCAAGGCCACAAACCTGCACTTGATGCTCCAGATTGGAGGAGCTCCATTACCAGATGTGATTGAATTG GCAAAACATGGTGAAAGTATTGGCGTTGATTCTCTTCTCACCCTTCCAGAACTGTACTTCAAACCTACAACTCCAGAACAGTTGATAGCCTATTTGGAGGATATAGGTGAAGCAGCACCCAAAACGCCGCTGCTTTACTATAACTATCCGTTGGCATCGGGCGTTAATA TTAACATGGCTCAATTCGTGCAGTCCATTGGTGATAGGCTTCCAACTTTTGTTGGTATGAAGTTCACTAGCACAAACCTTGAAGAAGCAATGCATGTAGTTCACACGAACAATAAAGAATTTGCTCTCTTTCTCGGCAATGATCAG TTAATGGCTGGTGCTTTTACCTTGGGGATAGACTCTGTCATGGCCACAACATTGAATATGTATCCTGATCTGGCGATTGACATGTTGGAAGCCACTAAAGCAGGGGAGGTCCAAAAAGCTCGAGAATTGCAAGAAAAGCTTACAAAGTTTGTGGTCGCAGTTTCGAAATATG GCAGCTGGGTGGCGACGATGAAAGTTGCAATGGCACTTCTAACTGAATTTGACTGTGGGCCTCCAAGAGCTCCATTGACCCCTCTGCCTAAAGCGAGTGTTTCCTCAATGAAAGCGGATCTCAGGGCTTTGGGCTGCAAACTTttggaatga